A window of the Candidatus Microthrix parvicella Bio17-1 genome harbors these coding sequences:
- the cysD gene encoding sulfate adenylyltransferase subunit CysD → MSLQSPTTESPYASTADESLNTEPARSEPIATARLTHLQRLEAESIQIMREAVSESENPVMLYSVGKDSATMLHLARKAFYPSAPPFPLLHVDTTWKFKAMYELRDSMVAEAGMELLVHQNPECIERGINPFDHGSAVHTDMWKTQGLKQALDKYRFDLAFGGARRDEEKSRAKERIFSIRSDQHRWDPKAQRPELWRTYNVRHRPGQSLRVFPLSNWTELDIWQYIHREQIPIVPLYLAAPRPVVERDGVLIMVDDDRMPLDEGEVPQMRSVRFRTLGCYPLTGAVESTADTLTAVIQEMLLTTTSERQGRVIDFDASGSMEAKKQEGYF, encoded by the coding sequence ATGAGCCTTCAGTCCCCCACCACAGAGTCCCCCTACGCGTCGACGGCCGACGAGTCCCTGAACACCGAACCCGCCCGCTCCGAGCCCATTGCCACCGCGCGGCTGACACACTTGCAGCGTTTGGAGGCCGAGAGCATCCAGATCATGCGGGAGGCGGTCTCCGAGTCGGAGAACCCGGTGATGCTGTATTCGGTGGGCAAGGACTCGGCCACCATGTTGCACCTGGCCCGCAAAGCCTTTTACCCCTCGGCTCCACCCTTCCCGCTGCTACACGTCGACACCACCTGGAAGTTCAAGGCGATGTACGAGTTGCGGGACTCGATGGTGGCCGAGGCCGGGATGGAGCTGTTGGTCCACCAGAACCCCGAGTGCATCGAGCGGGGCATCAACCCGTTTGATCATGGCTCGGCGGTGCACACCGACATGTGGAAGACCCAGGGGCTCAAGCAGGCACTGGACAAGTACCGCTTCGATCTTGCCTTCGGTGGAGCACGCCGCGACGAGGAGAAGTCGCGGGCCAAGGAGCGGATCTTCTCGATCCGCTCCGATCAGCACCGTTGGGATCCCAAGGCACAGCGGCCCGAGTTGTGGCGCACCTACAACGTGCGCCACCGGCCTGGACAGTCGCTGCGGGTGTTCCCGCTGTCCAACTGGACCGAGCTGGACATCTGGCAGTACATCCACCGCGAGCAGATCCCCATCGTGCCGTTGTACCTGGCGGCGCCCCGACCGGTGGTGGAACGCGACGGCGTGTTGATCATGGTCGACGACGACCGGATGCCGCTCGATGAGGGCGAGGTGCCCCAGATGCGAAGCGTTCGGTTCCGCACGCTCGGCTGCTACCCCCTCACCGGCGCGGTGGAGTCCACCGCGGACACCCTGACCGCGGTGATTCAGGAGATGTTGTTGACCACCACGTCGGAGCGTCAGGGCCGCGTGATCGACTTCGATGCGTCGGGTTCGATGGAGGCCAAGAAGCAGGAGGGCTACTTCTGA
- the cysN gene encoding sulfate adenylyltransferase subunit CysN, translating into MADQTIQDGVNALIAEDIDAYLDVHEHKDMLRFLTCGSVDDGKSTLIGRLLYESHLVFDDHLAALEADSRRVGTQGGDLDFALLVDGLSAEREQGITIDVAYRFFSTERRKFIVADTPGHEQYTRNMVTGASNADAAVILVDARKGLLTQTRRHSYLVSLLGIEHVIVAINKLDLVDYSQEICNDIEAGYRELASELGIDDVTCIPISALKGDNIITASPNTPWYGGPTLLQHLETVEIADRGTRSPFRMPVQWVNRPNLDFRGFSGLIVGGDIAVGDPIRALPSGKRSTVTEITTFDGPLDRAVAGQSVTIVLDDEIDVSRGDVLCADADPPTIADQFEAHIVWMQEEELLPGRPYLLKLGATTVGATLSPPKHTVDVNTLQHLAAKTLGLNEIGVCTITTDRAIPFDPYEVNRDMGGFILIDRLTNATVGAGMLQFALRRSQNVHWQALDVTAESRGTLKGHGASVLWLTGLSGSGKSTIANRVEAQLHAQGVHTFLLDGDNVRHGLNHDLGFTDADRVENIRRIAEVTRLMADAGLVVLVSFISPFRAERQLARERAGEGRFVEIFVDTPLAEAEARDVKGLYAKARRGDLKNFTGIDSPYEAPDDPEVHIDTLAMSPDEAADVIVQRLRESGTIS; encoded by the coding sequence ATGGCCGATCAAACGATCCAGGACGGTGTCAACGCGTTGATCGCCGAGGACATCGACGCCTACCTCGACGTCCACGAGCACAAGGACATGCTGCGCTTCCTCACCTGCGGCAGCGTGGATGATGGGAAGAGCACCCTGATCGGGCGCCTCTTGTACGAGTCGCATCTGGTGTTCGACGACCACCTGGCAGCACTCGAGGCCGACTCGCGCCGGGTCGGCACCCAGGGCGGCGACCTCGACTTTGCGCTCCTGGTCGATGGCTTGTCCGCCGAGCGTGAGCAGGGCATCACCATCGACGTGGCCTACCGGTTCTTCTCCACCGAGCGCCGCAAGTTCATCGTGGCCGACACGCCCGGCCACGAGCAGTACACCCGCAACATGGTCACCGGTGCCTCCAACGCGGACGCCGCCGTCATCCTCGTCGACGCCCGCAAGGGCCTCCTCACCCAGACCCGCCGCCACAGCTATCTGGTGTCGCTGTTGGGCATCGAGCACGTGATCGTCGCCATCAACAAGCTCGACCTGGTCGACTACTCCCAGGAGATCTGCAACGACATCGAGGCCGGTTACCGGGAGCTGGCCTCCGAGCTGGGCATCGACGACGTGACGTGCATCCCGATCTCGGCGCTCAAGGGCGACAACATCATCACGGCCAGCCCCAACACTCCCTGGTACGGGGGGCCCACCCTGCTCCAACACCTCGAAACCGTCGAGATCGCCGACCGCGGCACGCGCAGTCCGTTCCGCATGCCGGTGCAGTGGGTCAACCGCCCCAACCTCGACTTCCGCGGGTTTTCGGGGCTCATCGTCGGCGGCGACATCGCTGTGGGCGACCCGATCAGGGCACTGCCGTCGGGCAAACGCAGCACTGTCACAGAGATCACCACCTTCGACGGGCCGCTCGACCGCGCCGTCGCCGGGCAATCGGTCACCATCGTGCTCGACGACGAGATCGATGTCAGCAGGGGTGACGTGCTGTGCGCCGACGCCGACCCGCCCACCATCGCCGATCAGTTCGAAGCCCACATCGTGTGGATGCAGGAGGAGGAGTTGCTGCCCGGCCGCCCCTACCTGCTGAAGCTGGGCGCCACCACCGTCGGCGCCACGCTGTCGCCGCCGAAGCACACCGTCGATGTGAACACGCTGCAGCACCTGGCGGCCAAGACCCTGGGACTCAACGAGATCGGCGTGTGCACCATCACCACCGACCGCGCCATCCCGTTCGACCCCTACGAGGTCAACCGCGACATGGGCGGCTTCATTCTGATCGACCGGCTGACCAACGCCACCGTGGGGGCCGGCATGTTGCAGTTCGCCCTGCGCCGCAGCCAGAACGTGCACTGGCAGGCCCTTGACGTCACGGCCGAGTCACGGGGCACCCTCAAGGGTCACGGCGCCTCGGTGCTGTGGTTGACCGGCCTGTCCGGTTCAGGCAAGTCCACCATCGCCAACCGGGTCGAAGCCCAACTGCACGCCCAGGGCGTTCACACCTTCCTCCTCGACGGTGACAACGTGCGCCACGGGCTCAACCACGACCTGGGCTTCACCGACGCCGACCGGGTGGAGAACATCCGCCGAATCGCCGAGGTCACGCGGCTCATGGCCGATGCCGGGCTGGTGGTGCTCGTGTCGTTCATCTCACCGTTCCGGGCCGAGCGACAGTTGGCCCGCGAACGCGCCGGCGAAGGACGGTTCGTCGAGATCTTCGTCGATACCCCCTTGGCCGAGGCCGAGGCACGCGACGTCAAAGGCCTGTACGCCAAGGCCAGACGCGGCGAC
- a CDS encoding acetyl-CoA C-acetyltransferase: MAEAYIVDAVRTPVGRRGGGLSAVHPADLGAHSLKALMERTGVDPGAVEDVIFGCVDTIGGQAGDIARTCWLAAGLPDHVPGTTIDRQCGSSQQAVHFAAQGVMSGTSDLIVAGGVQQMSTIPISSSMLVGDQFGYPDPFSGSLGWQERYGDQEVSQFRSAQMIADKWDCSRDEMESFAVESHERAIRARAEGRFDAEIAPFGEVMADEGPREPNWDKIRSLRPLEEGGTITAAVASQISDASAALLIASEQAVEDHGLTPRARIHHLSVRADDPVWMLTAPIPATRYALQKSGLTMDDIDLVEINEAFASVVLAWMKDLEVPHDKVNVNGGAIALGHPLGATGARLMTTLLGELERTGGRYGLQTMCEGGGQANVTIIERLGS; encoded by the coding sequence ATGGCCGAGGCCTACATCGTCGACGCAGTCCGAACCCCGGTGGGGCGACGGGGAGGGGGCCTCTCGGCCGTGCACCCGGCCGACCTGGGTGCCCACTCGCTCAAGGCGCTGATGGAGCGCACCGGCGTGGACCCGGGGGCAGTCGAGGATGTGATCTTCGGGTGTGTCGACACGATCGGTGGCCAGGCCGGCGACATCGCCCGCACCTGCTGGCTGGCGGCCGGGCTGCCGGACCACGTGCCGGGCACCACCATCGACCGCCAGTGCGGGTCGTCACAACAGGCCGTGCATTTTGCCGCCCAGGGGGTCATGTCGGGCACGTCGGACCTGATCGTGGCCGGCGGGGTGCAGCAAATGTCCACCATTCCGATCAGCTCGTCCATGTTGGTCGGCGACCAGTTCGGCTACCCGGACCCGTTCAGTGGCTCGTTGGGTTGGCAGGAGCGATACGGCGACCAGGAGGTCAGCCAGTTTCGTTCGGCGCAGATGATCGCCGACAAGTGGGACTGCAGCCGCGACGAGATGGAGTCCTTCGCGGTGGAGAGCCACGAGCGGGCCATCCGGGCACGGGCAGAAGGCCGTTTCGATGCCGAGATCGCCCCGTTTGGCGAGGTGATGGCGGACGAAGGACCCCGCGAACCCAATTGGGACAAGATCCGCAGCCTCCGGCCCTTGGAGGAGGGAGGCACGATCACTGCGGCGGTGGCCAGCCAGATCTCGGACGCGTCGGCGGCGTTGCTGATCGCCTCCGAGCAGGCGGTGGAGGACCACGGCCTTACGCCTCGGGCCCGTATCCACCACCTGTCGGTGCGCGCCGACGACCCCGTGTGGATGCTGACAGCGCCCATCCCGGCCACCCGTTACGCCCTTCAGAAGTCCGGCCTCACCATGGACGACATCGACCTGGTTGAGATCAACGAGGCGTTTGCCTCGGTGGTGCTGGCGTGGATGAAGGACCTGGAAGTGCCCCACGACAAAGTGAACGTCAACGGCGGAGCCATTGCGCTGGGGCACCCCCTCGGCGCCACCGGTGCCCGCCTGATGACCACCCTGCTCGGCGAGCTGGAGCGCACCGGTGGCCGGTACGGGCTGCAGACCATGTGTGAGGGTGGCGGTCAGGCCAACGTGACCATCATCGAACGCCTTGGTTCGTGA
- a CDS encoding type II toxin-antitoxin system PemK/MazF family toxin: MMGRGEIRWADLDPSRGAEANKRRPAVIVSNDGANTTAARLGRGVITVVPVTSNIDRVYPFQVLLPSATTGLAHDFKAQAEQVRSIAGERVGSLIGTVTGVQLAALDEALRLHLAL; the protein is encoded by the coding sequence CTGATGGGACGTGGAGAGATTCGCTGGGCGGACCTCGATCCAAGTCGTGGCGCCGAGGCGAACAAACGGCGCCCTGCGGTGATTGTGAGCAACGACGGTGCCAACACGACGGCTGCACGGTTGGGCCGCGGCGTGATCACCGTGGTTCCGGTCACGTCGAACATCGACCGGGTCTACCCGTTTCAGGTGTTGCTCCCCAGCGCCACTACGGGTCTTGCTCACGACTTCAAGGCGCAGGCCGAACAGGTTCGGTCGATCGCGGGTGAGCGGGTCGGATCGCTCATCGGGACGGTCACCGGTGTCCAACTGGCTGCACTCGATGAGGCGCTCCGGCTTCACCTGGCGCTCTGA
- a CDS encoding nuclear transport factor 2 family protein — MSADPAAILSAVESYIKFFSTNDRAGYLSLFADDAWVEDPVGSPKHQGLDAIGAFWDGSRELAPEIELRLIKVNVCGGEVAFLMEIRPMLGDQQMVMTAIDVMTFDDDARVTTLRAYFDMSEMRLADD, encoded by the coding sequence ATGTCAGCAGATCCAGCAGCCATCCTCTCGGCCGTCGAGAGCTACATCAAGTTCTTCTCCACCAACGATCGGGCGGGCTACCTGTCGTTGTTTGCCGATGACGCCTGGGTGGAGGACCCGGTGGGCTCGCCCAAGCACCAGGGCCTCGACGCGATCGGCGCGTTCTGGGACGGCTCGCGCGAGCTGGCTCCAGAGATCGAGCTCCGCCTGATCAAGGTCAACGTGTGTGGCGGCGAGGTCGCGTTCCTCATGGAGATCCGACCGATGTTGGGCGACCAGCAGATGGTGATGACCGCCATCGACGTCATGACCTTCGACGATGACGCGCGTGTCACCACGTTGCGGGCCTACTTTGATATGTCCGAGATGCGTCTCGCCGACGACTGA
- a CDS encoding CocE/NonD family hydrolase, whose product MHNAPYGDTAHFGIPGGIHMLHRRRLAMLAAVPLLVGSALTACSGNDDAAAKKAPAGDPVAKFVRTAPGMAAPSAAELGPHEDEATGLTITPGVETLTVTGAKKSAAVALENSDGQVILTLLADDEGQAHFAYIPDKPLTVQSGEGDLPTIDGDVLFPGIYRVRFGGKISADVRVLGVDEVAGDDFYAKQKLGDGFGYVTMRDGVTLSVDVSLPGPIEDGPYPTVVEYSGYSPSKPDEPQPGSMIAGLLGFATVGVNMRGTGCSGGVFEVFNPAQQADGYDAIEAIAAQSWVKGNKVGMVGLSYAGIAQLYVASTRPPHLAAIAPQSVIDDPWREQWPGGVYNGGFTKQWLEERTRQAEAGGQSWDGERIAKGDKTCGANQLIRSQNLDFGKFGKALVNFPPSAAARFLQLLVPRIEVPTFLTGGYQDEQTGGRFPYLFNKFDPDTFHRFKLYNGHHPDGYSPMLITDWYEFLSFYVAGEIPNIADGIRQASGSVFEENFGIDQNFGENRFADHLPDDFEGAKAAYDAESPVQVLVESGADTNPVGTTGERVRWDFDQYPPKDAKKTTWYFDDDRLLSDAAPSGEGADSFEYEPDSGRLATTSASSTDFQYSQTKLPIHYEQAPEGNLVAYATPELTNDLVLAGPGYLDMWVKPGADDGAVQVDLTEVRPDGEETYVQSGWLALQHAGEYAELTDEYQVEYTFIQRDREVLKPDEWVHRRVPIMGVTHIFRKGSRLRVSVQSPGRSRPLWSFVNPEAPADTQVTIGRGGEHATSLVMPKVDGLEIPEGLPACNTLRGQPCRDYIEVSNTPAGE is encoded by the coding sequence TTGCACAACGCACCCTACGGTGACACGGCTCACTTCGGCATCCCAGGGGGAATCCACATGTTGCACAGGCGTCGATTGGCGATGCTCGCGGCCGTACCTTTACTGGTGGGGTCCGCGCTCACCGCTTGCTCCGGCAATGATGACGCCGCAGCGAAGAAGGCGCCGGCGGGTGACCCGGTTGCCAAGTTCGTGCGCACCGCCCCGGGCATGGCTGCCCCCAGCGCGGCCGAACTGGGCCCACACGAGGACGAGGCGACCGGACTGACGATCACCCCCGGGGTGGAGACGCTGACCGTGACCGGCGCCAAGAAGTCGGCGGCGGTGGCGCTGGAGAACTCCGATGGGCAGGTCATCCTGACGCTGCTGGCCGACGACGAGGGCCAGGCGCATTTCGCCTACATCCCAGACAAACCCCTGACGGTGCAATCCGGTGAGGGTGACCTTCCGACGATCGATGGCGATGTGCTGTTCCCCGGTATCTATCGGGTCCGGTTTGGTGGCAAAATCAGCGCCGACGTGCGCGTGTTGGGCGTCGATGAGGTCGCAGGCGACGATTTTTACGCAAAGCAGAAGCTTGGCGACGGGTTCGGTTACGTCACGATGCGCGACGGGGTCACGCTGTCGGTCGACGTGTCTCTTCCGGGCCCGATTGAAGACGGTCCCTATCCGACCGTGGTGGAATACAGCGGCTATTCACCCTCCAAGCCCGATGAACCCCAACCGGGCTCGATGATCGCGGGCCTCCTCGGGTTCGCCACCGTCGGTGTCAACATGCGGGGCACCGGTTGCTCGGGTGGCGTTTTCGAGGTGTTCAACCCGGCCCAGCAGGCCGATGGCTACGACGCAATCGAGGCGATTGCCGCCCAAAGCTGGGTGAAGGGTAACAAGGTGGGCATGGTGGGACTGTCCTATGCGGGCATCGCCCAGTTGTATGTGGCCTCGACCAGGCCGCCTCACCTGGCGGCCATCGCACCGCAGTCGGTGATCGACGACCCTTGGCGCGAGCAGTGGCCGGGAGGCGTCTACAACGGCGGGTTCACCAAGCAGTGGTTGGAGGAGCGCACCAGGCAGGCCGAAGCCGGCGGCCAGTCCTGGGATGGCGAGCGCATCGCCAAAGGCGACAAGACCTGTGGCGCCAACCAGTTGATCCGCAGCCAAAACCTGGACTTCGGCAAGTTCGGCAAGGCGCTCGTGAACTTCCCGCCTTCGGCGGCGGCCCGGTTCCTCCAGTTGCTCGTGCCGCGTATCGAAGTGCCAACGTTCCTCACCGGCGGGTATCAGGATGAACAGACCGGCGGACGATTCCCCTATCTGTTCAACAAGTTCGACCCCGACACGTTTCATCGCTTCAAGCTCTACAACGGGCACCACCCCGATGGGTACAGCCCGATGCTGATCACCGACTGGTATGAGTTCCTGTCCTTCTACGTCGCCGGCGAGATCCCCAACATCGCCGACGGGATCCGTCAGGCATCAGGCTCAGTGTTCGAGGAGAACTTCGGCATCGATCAAAACTTCGGGGAAAACCGCTTCGCCGATCATCTGCCGGACGACTTCGAGGGTGCCAAGGCGGCCTACGACGCCGAGTCGCCGGTGCAGGTGCTGGTCGAGTCAGGCGCCGACACCAACCCGGTCGGTACCACGGGCGAGCGGGTGCGCTGGGACTTCGACCAGTATCCACCCAAGGATGCCAAGAAGACCACCTGGTATTTCGACGACGATCGGCTACTCAGCGATGCTGCGCCGTCCGGGGAGGGCGCAGACAGCTTCGAATACGAACCGGATTCCGGAAGGCTGGCGACCACCTCCGCAAGCTCCACCGACTTTCAGTACTCTCAGACGAAGCTACCCATTCACTATGAGCAGGCCCCGGAGGGCAACCTGGTGGCCTACGCAACACCAGAGCTGACCAACGACCTGGTGCTGGCCGGCCCTGGCTACCTCGACATGTGGGTGAAGCCGGGCGCTGACGACGGCGCAGTGCAGGTGGATCTCACCGAGGTGCGTCCCGATGGCGAGGAAACCTACGTCCAGTCTGGTTGGCTCGCCCTGCAACACGCCGGGGAGTATGCCGAGCTGACCGATGAGTATCAGGTGGAGTACACCTTCATTCAACGTGACCGGGAGGTGCTCAAGCCGGACGAATGGGTGCATCGACGGGTGCCGATCATGGGCGTCACCCACATCTTCCGCAAGGGCTCCAGGCTGCGCGTCAGCGTGCAGAGTCCCGGCCGAAGCCGACCGTTGTGGTCGTTCGTCAATCCCGAGGCGCCCGCCGATACGCAGGTGACCATCGGCCGAGGTGGCGAACACGCCACCAGCCTGGTGATGCCCAAGGTCGACGGCCTGGAGATTCCTGAAGGTCTGCCCGCATGCAACACGCTGCGGGGTCAACCTTGCCGCGACTACATCGAGGTCTCAAACACCCCTGCCGGCGAGTAG
- a CDS encoding DsbA family oxidoreductase, translating into MTGSNPTGADALDVRIYSDVVCPWCYIGKRRFEAALALPECPPVRVRWMPFQLDPGAPAQGEPVAEAYAKKFGGAARAQQIMAQVTEAAAGEGLEFHLDRAIRSNTFDAHRLLWWAGSVGENPETSTSTGSGSGSGSGSGSGSGSGSARLPGQHSALKESLLAAYFNEGLDVSDHRVLAARAAEVGLDTDQATEVLASGTGTDEVRSELADAMAHDVTAVPTFILDGRLAIPGAQDPATIARHLARIAASTTQ; encoded by the coding sequence GTGACCGGCTCAAACCCCACTGGCGCCGATGCCCTCGACGTTCGCATCTACTCCGATGTGGTGTGCCCGTGGTGCTATATCGGAAAGCGTCGATTTGAAGCGGCACTGGCGCTCCCCGAGTGCCCCCCGGTGCGGGTTCGCTGGATGCCGTTCCAGCTTGACCCTGGCGCGCCGGCGCAGGGCGAGCCGGTCGCCGAGGCATACGCCAAGAAGTTCGGCGGCGCGGCCCGGGCCCAACAGATCATGGCGCAGGTGACCGAAGCCGCCGCGGGCGAAGGCTTGGAGTTCCACCTCGACCGCGCCATCCGCTCCAACACCTTTGACGCCCACCGGCTGCTGTGGTGGGCGGGCTCCGTCGGAGAAAACCCTGAGACGAGCACGAGCACAGGCTCGGGCTCGGGCTCGGGCTCGGGCTCGGGCTCGGGCTCGGGCTCGGGCTCGGCGAGGTTGCCGGGTCAACATAGCGCCCTGAAGGAGTCACTGCTGGCCGCCTACTTCAACGAGGGCCTGGACGTGTCCGACCACCGCGTGTTGGCGGCCCGGGCAGCCGAAGTGGGCCTGGACACCGACCAGGCCACCGAGGTGTTGGCATCGGGAACCGGCACGGACGAGGTGCGATCAGAACTGGCGGATGCGATGGCACATGACGTGACCGCCGTGCCGACCTTCATCCTGGACGGCCGCCTCGCCATCCCCGGTGCGCAGGACCCGGCCACGATCGCCCGCCACCTCGCTCGAATCGCTGCATCAACCACCCAGTAG
- a CDS encoding TlpA family protein disulfide reductase, producing the protein MSNRPKLSGRPAIPGYTQKPESTGSVPVWAIIAGVVVVIVIAAGIALGASGGDEKSAAGSKDSAQAADAAYGDKATSEFRPVKVDGEALPAFEQSEGDAAIGMAAPKLTGANFVNDPVTVGDGPAMVVFGAHWCPHCQREVPKLTQWIDGGLLPEGVSATLVSTGVKEDAGSEPPTAWVASTGWDDPVLVDSAQSDAATAYGLSGFPYFVFLDADGNVTHRASGELPQAQIEQYLSEIAPSAK; encoded by the coding sequence ATGAGTAATCGTCCCAAGCTGAGCGGCCGTCCCGCCATCCCCGGGTACACACAGAAGCCAGAGTCGACCGGCTCGGTTCCGGTGTGGGCGATCATCGCCGGCGTTGTGGTGGTGATCGTGATCGCCGCCGGCATCGCTCTGGGCGCGTCGGGCGGCGACGAAAAAAGTGCTGCGGGGAGCAAGGACAGCGCCCAGGCGGCGGACGCCGCGTACGGCGACAAGGCGACTTCGGAGTTCCGTCCGGTGAAGGTGGACGGCGAGGCCTTGCCGGCGTTCGAGCAGTCCGAGGGCGACGCGGCGATCGGCATGGCCGCCCCCAAGCTGACGGGTGCCAACTTTGTCAATGATCCGGTGACCGTCGGCGACGGTCCGGCCATGGTCGTGTTTGGTGCTCACTGGTGTCCGCACTGCCAGCGCGAGGTGCCCAAGCTCACCCAGTGGATCGACGGTGGCCTGCTCCCGGAGGGAGTCAGCGCCACGTTGGTGTCCACGGGCGTCAAGGAGGACGCCGGCTCCGAGCCCCCGACCGCCTGGGTGGCATCCACCGGCTGGGATGACCCCGTGCTGGTGGACAGCGCCCAGAGCGATGCGGCAACGGCCTACGGTCTCTCGGGGTTTCCCTACTTCGTGTTTCTCGATGCCGACGGCAACGTCACGCACCGTGCCTCGGGCGAGTTGCCCCAGGCACAGATCGAGCAGTACCTGTCGGAGATCGCCCCAAGCGCCAAGTAG
- a CDS encoding disulfide bond formation protein B yields the protein MNQDVLNTFYALLTVAGQLGLVLCGALWLLRGRTPWWSQLRQSVAPAALWLATLVAAVAVFGSLQLSLGAGYTPCTMCWYQRIAIYPLVVVCGVAALRRDSAVRFTVWPLAAIGAGISTWHYIHERVPETVGGSCDPTAPCSILWIWKLHYISIPMMAFTTMALIATLVAMAPRSEHAEATSSDTQTSPATPRGSHE from the coding sequence GTGAACCAGGATGTGCTCAACACCTTTTATGCCCTGTTGACCGTCGCAGGTCAGCTGGGGTTGGTGCTGTGCGGTGCGCTGTGGCTGCTTCGGGGCCGCACGCCTTGGTGGTCGCAGCTGCGCCAGTCGGTGGCTCCGGCGGCGCTCTGGCTGGCCACGCTGGTGGCTGCGGTCGCCGTGTTCGGCAGCCTGCAGTTGTCGCTCGGCGCCGGGTACACCCCGTGCACCATGTGTTGGTACCAGCGCATCGCCATCTACCCGCTTGTGGTGGTGTGTGGCGTGGCGGCGCTCAGGCGCGACTCAGCCGTGCGTTTCACCGTGTGGCCGCTGGCAGCGATCGGCGCCGGCATCTCCACCTGGCATTACATCCACGAGCGTGTGCCTGAGACTGTTGGGGGCAGTTGCGACCCGACGGCGCCCTGCTCGATCCTGTGGATCTGGAAGCTGCACTACATCTCCATTCCCATGATGGCCTTCACGACGATGGCCCTGATCGCCACATTGGTGGCGATGGCGCCTCGCTCAGAACACGCCGAGGCCACCAGCTCCGATACCCAAACGTCACCAGCGACCCCACGAGGTTCCCATGAGTAA
- a CDS encoding ribbon-helix-helix domain-containing protein, whose translation MKLSVSLPESDVEYLDAYVQDQHLGSRSAAVQKAVRLLRASELGAAYEDAWTEWADGDDRALWDAAAADGLA comes from the coding sequence ATGAAGCTGAGTGTCAGCCTTCCCGAGAGTGATGTGGAGTACCTGGACGCCTACGTGCAGGACCAACATCTTGGGTCTCGATCAGCTGCGGTTCAGAAGGCGGTACGACTACTTCGCGCCTCCGAGCTTGGTGCTGCCTACGAGGACGCGTGGACCGAGTGGGCGGACGGCGACGACCGAGCCCTCTGGGACGCGGCGGCCGCTGACGGTCTCGCCTGA